One Desulfobulbus propionicus DSM 2032 DNA segment encodes these proteins:
- a CDS encoding 4Fe-4S binding protein, with the protein METLRRWIQILWLFLSNGYWGFPWSGTLYQGPLKVLCSPGLNCYSCPASTTFCPIGSLQQLLLGVRMSLQAGQYHLGTYVLGSMGLLGALFGRLLCGWACPFGLVQEWLHRIPSPTFAVPRVLGWGKYLVLLLLVLVLPLVVVDEFGMGKPWFCTYLCPAGTLEAGIPMLLLSPDLRPAAGLLYGYKLALLASLLLWSIVASRPFCRTLCPLGAFYGLLNRYSLIQLKFTADACTKCGACHRVCPVGVRVDESPNSAECIRCLRCCTECRQQALSLDIAGHTLSLAARTSPDPSCNQGARS; encoded by the coding sequence ATGGAAACCCTGCGCAGATGGATCCAGATCCTGTGGCTGTTCCTGTCCAATGGCTATTGGGGATTTCCTTGGAGCGGCACGCTCTATCAGGGACCGCTGAAAGTGCTCTGCTCGCCCGGCCTCAACTGCTATTCCTGCCCGGCCTCGACCACCTTTTGCCCCATCGGCAGTCTTCAACAGTTGCTGCTGGGGGTGCGGATGTCGCTCCAGGCCGGGCAATACCATCTCGGCACCTATGTACTGGGCAGCATGGGCTTGCTCGGTGCCCTATTCGGGCGGTTGCTCTGCGGTTGGGCCTGCCCCTTCGGCCTAGTGCAAGAGTGGCTGCACCGCATCCCCTCACCCACATTCGCTGTGCCACGGGTGCTGGGCTGGGGCAAGTATCTGGTGTTGCTGCTGCTGGTGCTTGTGCTGCCGCTGGTAGTGGTCGATGAGTTCGGCATGGGCAAACCCTGGTTCTGCACCTATCTCTGCCCGGCCGGCACCCTGGAGGCAGGCATTCCCATGCTGCTCCTCAGCCCGGATCTGCGGCCCGCCGCCGGCCTGCTCTATGGCTACAAACTGGCTCTCCTGGCGTCTCTCCTCCTGTGGAGCATCGTCGCTTCCCGGCCATTTTGCCGCACCCTCTGCCCCCTGGGCGCTTTTTACGGCCTGTTGAACCGGTACAGCCTGATTCAGTTGAAATTTACTGCCGATGCCTGTACAAAGTGCGGTGCGTGCCATCGGGTGTGCCCGGTGGGCGTTCGCGTTGACGAATCGCCGAACAGTGCCGAATGCATCCGCTGCCTGCGTTGCTGCACCGAGTGCCGTCAGCAGGCGCTGTCCCTGGACATTGCCGGGCACACGCTTTCGTTGGCGGCGAGGACATCGCCCGATCCATCCTGCAATCAAGGAGCCCGGTCATGA
- a CDS encoding SH3 domain-containing protein, with product MTLRRALFACTVSLLLLVRSVAAAEMVSIAGEEINMRSGPGTEHEVLWKISDGFPLEVLATKGDWLQVQDFEGSSGWVHKKTTRATPHMIVKANRGTAQQINVRREPSTKAAVVATASYGVVFKTLERQGTWVKVEHGQGVTGWVEGSLLWGF from the coding sequence ATGACCTTGCGACGTGCTCTGTTTGCCTGCACTGTTTCGCTGTTGCTGCTGGTCCGTTCCGTTGCTGCGGCCGAGATGGTATCCATTGCCGGCGAGGAGATCAACATGCGCTCCGGTCCAGGCACCGAGCATGAGGTGTTGTGGAAAATCAGCGACGGATTCCCGCTCGAGGTGCTCGCCACCAAGGGCGACTGGTTGCAGGTCCAGGATTTTGAGGGCAGCAGCGGGTGGGTGCACAAGAAAACCACCCGGGCCACGCCGCACATGATCGTCAAGGCCAACCGCGGCACCGCGCAGCAGATCAACGTGCGCCGCGAACCGAGCACCAAGGCCGCGGTGGTGGCAACGGCCAGTTACGGTGTGGTGTTCAAGACCCTGGAACGTCAAGGCACCTGGGTCAAGGTCGAGCACGGCCAAGGGGTAACCGGGTGGGTTGAAGGCAGCCTGCTTTGGGGGTTCTAG
- the bioC gene encoding malonyl-ACP O-methyltransferase BioC, with product MYDVTRSIPMIPDKKLIKLRFEQAAATYEQQATVQHRVADRLLGLLNDSAPGVTPEQILEIGCCTGLLTEKVLERYPSIQQLTVSDLVAAFEQCVCRKAGLRVDNITFLAGDIETIRLPARYDLIISSSTLHWVHDLPALCAKLHRHLQPQGTLAFSLYGKDNLAEIRAVTGVGLAYRNLDQLRTVVAERFDILAAEETRETLWYPDPIAVLQHLRATGVNSIGQRPWTRRQVNAFSHAYRDRFSGQQGVRLTYHPMFIVARPRYQAEGRIG from the coding sequence ATGTACGACGTAACCCGATCGATCCCGATGATTCCCGACAAGAAACTGATCAAACTCCGGTTCGAGCAGGCCGCCGCCACCTACGAACAGCAGGCAACGGTGCAGCATCGAGTGGCTGACCGCCTCCTGGGCTTGCTGAACGACAGCGCCCCCGGGGTGACCCCGGAACAGATTCTCGAGATCGGCTGCTGCACGGGACTGCTCACCGAAAAGGTGCTGGAGCGCTACCCGTCGATCCAGCAGCTGACGGTCAGCGACCTGGTGGCCGCCTTCGAACAGTGCGTGTGCCGCAAGGCTGGTCTCCGGGTCGACAATATCACCTTCTTGGCTGGGGATATCGAAACGATTCGGCTGCCGGCACGCTATGATTTGATCATTTCCTCGTCCACCCTGCACTGGGTGCATGATCTGCCGGCGTTGTGCGCCAAACTGCATCGTCACCTGCAGCCCCAGGGCACCCTGGCGTTTTCCCTCTACGGCAAGGACAATCTGGCCGAGATTCGCGCCGTGACCGGCGTGGGGCTGGCCTATCGCAATCTGGATCAGCTGCGGACAGTGGTGGCGGAACGGTTCGACATTCTGGCCGCCGAGGAGACACGGGAAACCCTGTGGTATCCGGACCCGATCGCCGTGCTCCAGCACCTGCGGGCCACCGGCGTCAATTCGATCGGTCAACGCCCCTGGACCAGACGCCAGGTTAACGCCTTCAGCCACGCGTACAGAGATCGGTTCTCCGGCCAGCAGGGCGTCCGTCTGACCTATCATCCGATGTTCATTGTGGCCCGCCCCCGGTACCAGGCAGAGGGACGGATCGGTTAG
- the bioD gene encoding dethiobiotin synthase has protein sequence MTAAHVTIAVGGIDTDVGKSYVTGLFARYLIQQGHKVTTLKLVQTGCAETSDDIRLHRQLMGQPLSAFDRDGTTCPYVFPYPASPLLSARMVGRVIEAQVLDRAMATLQEHHDWLLVEGAGGLLVPLNPELLLLDYFAARQLPMLLVCSPRLGSINHTRLSLEAIKARRIPLLGLVYNLFGNHPREIVQDTLLECRKALRDYGFAETLVIVPDARESTSAAWQTLVTAAQQLRS, from the coding sequence ATGACCGCAGCGCACGTCACCATTGCCGTGGGCGGCATCGATACCGATGTCGGCAAGAGTTATGTGACCGGGTTGTTCGCCCGGTATCTCATCCAGCAGGGGCACAAGGTCACCACCCTCAAACTGGTGCAGACCGGCTGCGCCGAAACGTCTGATGATATTCGCCTTCACCGGCAGCTGATGGGCCAGCCGTTGTCCGCGTTTGACCGCGATGGCACCACCTGTCCGTACGTCTTTCCCTATCCGGCCTCGCCGCTGCTGTCGGCCCGCATGGTCGGCCGGGTGATCGAGGCCCAGGTTTTGGACCGGGCCATGGCCACCCTACAGGAGCACCATGACTGGCTCTTGGTGGAGGGAGCCGGTGGTCTGCTGGTGCCGCTCAACCCGGAGCTGCTGCTGCTCGACTATTTTGCCGCGAGGCAGCTGCCGATGCTCCTTGTCTGCTCGCCCCGCCTTGGGTCGATCAATCATACCCGGCTCAGCCTCGAGGCGATCAAGGCACGCCGCATTCCCTTGTTGGGATTGGTTTATAATCTGTTTGGCAATCACCCCCGCGAAATCGTCCAGGACACCCTGCTCGAATGCCGCAAGGCCCTGCGCGATTACGGCTTTGCCGAAACCCTGGTGATCGTCCCCGATGCCAGGGAAAGCACCTCCGCCGCCTGGCAGACCTTGGTCACTGCCGCCCAACAGCTGCGTTCATAA